A single uncultured Methanolobus sp. DNA region contains:
- a CDS encoding translation initiation factor IF-2 subunit gamma, with translation MSQPCVNIGMVGHVDHGKTTLVSALSGVWTDTHSEEMKRGISIRLGYADTTFRKCPNCPEPQCYTVEKTCPGCGEASEELRTVSFVDAPGHETLMATMLSGAAIMDGAILVIAANETCPQPQTKEHLMALNIIGIRNIVIVQNKIDLVPKEKVIEHYHQIKEFVKGTVAEGAPIVPISAQQNINVDALIMAMEEMIPTPAYKIDKPPHMLIARSFDINKPGTPIKKITGGVIGGTLTEGVLHPGDELEVKPGRKVESDGMTRWESIITKVSMIVAGKENVEEATPGGLLAVGTTLDPTLTKSDSLTGQVAGLPGTLPPTRDDLKLELHLLERVVGVTDEEVIGAIKTSEPLMLNVGTATTVGVVTSARKDIAEVKLKRPVCAEGESMVAISRRVGSRWRLIGVGVIKD, from the coding sequence TTGAGTCAACCTTGTGTTAATATCGGCATGGTAGGACATGTCGACCACGGAAAAACCACACTTGTCAGCGCGCTGTCAGGAGTATGGACAGATACGCATAGCGAAGAGATGAAGCGTGGAATATCTATCAGACTGGGTTATGCAGACACTACTTTCAGGAAGTGTCCAAATTGCCCGGAACCTCAGTGTTATACCGTAGAGAAGACCTGTCCAGGATGCGGTGAAGCATCCGAGGAGCTCAGGACCGTATCCTTTGTAGATGCTCCGGGTCACGAAACACTGATGGCTACCATGCTGTCCGGTGCAGCTATCATGGACGGTGCTATTCTTGTCATTGCGGCAAATGAAACATGTCCGCAGCCACAGACAAAGGAACACCTGATGGCACTGAACATCATCGGTATCAGGAACATTGTGATTGTTCAGAACAAGATCGACCTTGTGCCAAAAGAAAAGGTCATCGAGCACTATCACCAGATAAAGGAATTCGTGAAGGGAACTGTTGCTGAAGGTGCACCGATCGTGCCAATATCCGCACAACAGAACATAAATGTCGATGCTCTTATCATGGCAATGGAAGAGATGATTCCAACACCAGCTTACAAGATCGACAAACCACCTCACATGCTTATTGCAAGATCATTCGATATCAACAAGCCAGGTACGCCTATCAAGAAGATTACAGGCGGTGTAATTGGCGGTACACTTACAGAAGGAGTGCTGCATCCTGGTGATGAACTTGAGGTCAAGCCAGGAAGAAAGGTTGAGAGTGATGGTATGACCAGGTGGGAATCAATCATTACTAAGGTTTCCATGATCGTTGCCGGAAAGGAAAATGTTGAAGAGGCAACTCCCGGAGGACTGCTTGCAGTCGGTACTACTCTTGATCCTACACTCACAAAGAGTGACTCACTGACCGGACAGGTTGCAGGTCTCCCTGGAACCTTGCCGCCAACACGTGATGACCTCAAACTTGAGCTTCACCTGCTTGAGAGAGTCGTAGGGGTTACCGATGAGGAAGTTATCGGAGCTATAAAGACCAGTGAGCCACTGATGCTGAACGTAGGTACAGCAACTACAGTAGGTGTTGTCACCAGTGCACGTAAGGACATTGCAGAGGTCAAGTTGAAGAGACCTGTCTGTGCGGAAGGAGAGTCCATGGTTGCTATAAGCAGACGTGTCGGGTCACGCTGGAGACTTATTGGTGTAGGAGTTATCAAGGATTGA
- a CDS encoding MotA/TolQ/ExbB proton channel family protein, giving the protein MDATSSLFGILYTFSASLLYPVIIILILLVVFSLMLIGEFLSEYAKRHRDIENLELCCNAVREHVSSQQYDKAAKSLRNIKQNYMVMSFAESAAGHLERNMLPAIEWLSQEYEIRMAKRLEQTRIVATISPMLGLMGTLIPLGPALIGLSQGDIVQLANNLMIAFATTVIGLFAGTIGYVLTQVRKRWYWQDMADIDYILDTLEVGE; this is encoded by the coding sequence ATGGATGCTACTTCTTCATTGTTTGGTATTTTATACACGTTCTCAGCATCATTGCTGTACCCGGTAATTATCATTCTCATATTGCTTGTGGTATTTTCTTTGATGCTTATAGGAGAATTCCTTTCGGAGTACGCAAAAAGGCACAGAGATATTGAAAACCTTGAACTTTGCTGCAACGCTGTCAGGGAACATGTGAGTTCTCAGCAATATGACAAAGCTGCAAAGTCACTTCGCAATATAAAGCAGAACTATATGGTCATGAGCTTTGCAGAATCTGCAGCTGGCCACCTTGAAAGGAACATGTTACCTGCCATTGAATGGCTTTCTCAGGAATATGAGATAAGAATGGCAAAGAGACTGGAACAGACCAGGATCGTTGCAACTATCTCACCAATGCTTGGTCTTATGGGAACACTTATCCCTCTGGGACCTGCACTTATTGGTCTTTCACAGGGAGACATCGTGCAGCTTGCAAATAACCTGATGATAGCTTTCGCTACTACTGTTATTGGACTTTTTGCAGGAACAATTGGTTATGTTCTCACCCAGGTCAGAAAAAGATGGTACTGGCAGGACATGGCAGATATCGATTATATCCTTGACACGCTGGAGGTTGGAGAGTGA
- a CDS encoding DNA-directed RNA polymerase: MYKKMKLADTIRVAPDLLGKDVNENVKNALKHKLEGRIDKEIGAIVAITQINEIGEGHILVGDGAVYYDVNFDAIVFVPTIQEVIEGEVVETVDFGAFVSIGAMDGLLHVSQVTDDFMSYDGKNGRLVSKNGGRALSEGDKVRARIVAVSINEREPRESKIGLTMRQHSLGKFEWLEDARRPSAEKE; this comes from the coding sequence ATGTATAAAAAGATGAAGCTTGCCGATACTATTCGTGTTGCGCCAGATCTTTTAGGCAAGGATGTTAACGAGAACGTCAAGAATGCCCTGAAGCACAAGCTTGAGGGCAGAATAGACAAGGAAATCGGTGCTATCGTTGCCATCACACAGATCAACGAGATCGGTGAAGGTCATATCCTTGTTGGTGATGGTGCTGTATACTACGATGTGAACTTTGATGCAATTGTCTTTGTACCAACTATCCAGGAAGTTATTGAAGGAGAAGTTGTCGAGACCGTTGACTTTGGTGCCTTCGTAAGTATCGGAGCTATGGATGGACTCCTGCACGTAAGTCAGGTTACTGATGATTTCATGTCATACGATGGAAAGAACGGCAGACTTGTCAGCAAGAATGGTGGCAGGGCACTTTCCGAAGGTGACAAGGTCAGGGCACGTATCGTTGCTGTGAGCATCAATGAGAGAGAACCAAGGGAAAGCAAGATAGGACTTACAATGCGTCAGCATTCCCTGGGTAAGTTCGAATGGCTGGAAGATGCCAGAAGGCCTTCCGCTGAGAAAGAGTAA
- a CDS encoding DNA-binding protein → MKVIIDTNALMIPVQFKVDIFEELKRLGFDIHLVPTAVITELDYLIKNLKGQDRIAAKVARSMAQRCETVRADGHADDVILELAMELEAAVLTNDTGLRRRLEEKNIPVICLRQKNRLEIVS, encoded by the coding sequence TTGAAGGTAATTATTGATACGAACGCATTAATGATACCCGTCCAGTTCAAAGTAGATATTTTTGAAGAGCTGAAACGACTTGGATTCGACATCCATCTCGTTCCCACAGCTGTTATCACTGAACTGGACTACCTGATCAAAAATCTTAAAGGACAGGACAGGATCGCAGCGAAGGTTGCAAGGTCAATGGCGCAGAGGTGTGAGACCGTCCGTGCCGATGGGCATGCTGACGATGTCATTCTGGAACTGGCCATGGAGCTTGAAGCTGCCGTGCTGACAAATGATACAGGACTCAGAAGAAGGCTTGAAGAAAAGAATATCCCGGTAATCTGCCTGCGTCAGAAGAACAGGCTTGAGATCGTATCATAG
- a CDS encoding 30S ribosomal protein S27ae yields the protein MAAKASSKAASKPAKDYYNVSGGSVERTNQFCPRCGEGVFLAEHKDRRSCGKCGYTEFKK from the coding sequence ATGGCAGCAAAAGCAAGCAGCAAAGCAGCAAGCAAGCCTGCAAAAGACTACTATAATGTAAGTGGCGGTTCAGTAGAGCGCACCAACCAGTTCTGCCCACGCTGTGGTGAGGGAGTTTTCCTCGCAGAGCACAAGGACAGACGTTCATGCGGTAAGTGCGGCTACACCGAGTTCAAGAAATAA
- the spt4 gene encoding transcription elongation factor subunit Spt4 gives MSEQVCRECHRIINGQTCPICGSSNLSSDWSGMVIIIDPERSEIAKKIDVKVPDKYALKVR, from the coding sequence ATGAGTGAACAGGTTTGTAGGGAATGTCACAGGATCATCAATGGACAGACATGTCCAATTTGCGGTTCAAGCAATCTCAGTTCTGACTGGAGTGGTATGGTAATTATCATCGATCCGGAACGTTCTGAGATCGCAAAGAAAATAGATGTGAAGGTCCCGGACAAATATGCGTTGAAGGTGCGCTAA
- a CDS encoding DUF63 family protein gives MPFIDKVTQFINEYYIDPILHDSGYNIVNTVTWAIVLGICIFGVVKLLKKLDIEIDDRFTVSVIPFILAGSSMRVIEDTGILKHPASYLFITPNIYFVVFIITVFFLVLSRWIVKLKGTGDYRKLFAGFGLAWFAVNVSILFYLEDLTRPWVPIFVLGAASLIVILLKAIFDHIGFDLLKSKVNMAILWVHLMDASSTIAGIDFLGYYEKHVVPSYLIDLTGTAFVMYPLKLSIFIPVLYILDNHFDEDEESETLKTFLKLVIIVLGLSPACRNTIRMAFGV, from the coding sequence ATGCCATTCATAGATAAAGTTACCCAATTCATTAACGAATATTACATAGACCCGATACTACATGATAGTGGCTACAATATCGTTAATACGGTCACATGGGCAATAGTGCTGGGAATCTGTATTTTCGGTGTTGTGAAGCTGTTAAAAAAACTGGATATAGAAATTGACGACAGGTTCACAGTATCCGTAATTCCTTTTATCCTCGCAGGCTCTTCCATGAGAGTTATAGAGGATACCGGAATACTCAAACACCCCGCAAGTTATCTGTTCATAACCCCGAACATCTATTTTGTTGTATTCATCATCACAGTATTCTTCCTTGTACTTTCAAGATGGATAGTCAAATTAAAAGGAACAGGTGACTATCGTAAGCTCTTTGCAGGATTCGGACTTGCATGGTTTGCGGTAAATGTTTCCATCCTTTTCTATCTGGAAGACCTGACCCGTCCATGGGTGCCGATATTTGTTCTCGGTGCAGCCAGCCTGATAGTTATCCTGCTAAAAGCAATATTTGATCACATAGGTTTCGACCTTCTCAAAAGCAAGGTCAACATGGCTATTCTCTGGGTTCACCTGATGGATGCATCTTCCACAATTGCAGGAATTGACTTTTTAGGATACTACGAAAAGCATGTGGTTCCATCATATCTGATAGATCTTACAGGAACTGCTTTTGTGATGTATCCGTTAAAACTATCTATATTCATTCCGGTATTATATATACTGGATAATCATTTTGATGAGGACGAGGAATCTGAGACTTTAAAGACATTCCTCAAACTGGTGATCATAGTCCTTGGATTATCTCCTGCATGCAGGAACACTATCAGAATGGCATTTGGAGTCTGA
- a CDS encoding DUF2150 family protein encodes MSGTEGDVFHQDFYTAERWNNWVNQVKECDFKFDESDEPQGKEGAIFVNMEDDIILACLKIIAKCENGQISPETAMLSIADIRDIALAEIDSISEDADMMIESLQTSLMGSFAACEAYLSGDYDENAEIADLVKVALEAEASDDIEIVIGTVAEIGALVLSGKELTEKVMEEVPYGLVAEWLDGIDSIAAAMVGSDSYKNDEEDDES; translated from the coding sequence ATGTCAGGGACGGAAGGTGATGTATTCCATCAGGATTTTTATACAGCAGAGCGCTGGAACAACTGGGTCAACCAGGTAAAGGAATGTGATTTCAAATTCGACGAATCCGATGAGCCACAGGGAAAAGAAGGTGCAATCTTCGTAAATATGGAAGATGACATCATCCTTGCATGCCTCAAAATAATCGCAAAGTGCGAGAACGGACAGATCTCACCGGAAACCGCAATGCTCTCAATTGCAGATATCAGGGATATTGCACTTGCAGAGATCGATTCAATCTCAGAAGATGCGGACATGATGATCGAATCACTTCAGACATCCCTCATGGGTAGCTTTGCAGCATGTGAAGCATACCTGAGCGGAGATTATGACGAGAATGCAGAGATAGCAGATCTTGTAAAGGTTGCCCTTGAAGCTGAAGCCTCAGATGATATCGAGATCGTTATCGGCACAGTTGCAGAGATAGGTGCTCTTGTTCTTAGCGGAAAGGAGCTTACAGAAAAGGTCATGGAAGAAGTCCCATACGGACTTGTTGCAGAATGGCTTGATGGAATCGACTCCATCGCAGCTGCAATGGTAGGCTCTGACAGCTATAAGAATGATGAAGAAGACGATGAGAGTTAA
- a CDS encoding formate--phosphoribosylaminoimidazolecarboxamide ligase family protein, with product MIDRKEISEIIENYDLDKVKIGAVASHSALDIFDGAIEEDFRTFAVCQQGREKTYTDYFKSQRDSNGKVVRGIVDEHILLKKFSETTSADVQKKLIEENVLFIPNRSFTSYCGIDEVENDFKVPLVGSRNMLRSEERGIDRDYYWLLEKAGLPFPERINDPQDIEELVMVKLPHAVKKLERGFFTAGTYEEYQKKAQSLLKQGVITQDALDNARIERYVIGPVFNFDMFYSPVETEMSQLEILGVDWRFETSLDGHVRLPAPQQMTLAEHQLTPEYTVCGHNSATLRESLLEKVFELSQKYIDAAKKHYDPGVIGPFCLQTCVDKDLNFYIYDVAPRVGGGTNVHMSVGHPYGNTTWRKPMSTGRRVAFEVRRAIETDQLDKIIT from the coding sequence ATGATAGACAGAAAAGAGATCTCAGAGATCATTGAAAATTATGATTTGGATAAGGTCAAGATCGGTGCTGTGGCGTCACATTCAGCACTTGATATCTTTGACGGTGCAATTGAAGAGGATTTCAGGACTTTTGCTGTTTGCCAGCAGGGTCGTGAGAAGACCTATACAGATTATTTCAAGTCCCAGAGGGACAGCAACGGTAAGGTTGTCCGTGGAATTGTGGACGAACACATTTTGCTGAAGAAGTTCAGTGAGACCACAAGTGCAGATGTCCAGAAAAAACTCATTGAGGAAAATGTACTTTTCATCCCTAACCGTTCATTCACATCATACTGTGGTATCGATGAAGTAGAGAACGATTTCAAAGTACCTCTTGTTGGAAGCAGGAACATGCTTCGCAGCGAAGAGAGAGGTATAGACCGTGACTACTACTGGCTTCTTGAGAAGGCAGGATTGCCATTCCCTGAAAGGATCAATGACCCGCAGGACATCGAGGAACTTGTAATGGTAAAACTTCCTCACGCAGTCAAGAAACTTGAAAGAGGTTTCTTCACAGCAGGAACCTACGAGGAATATCAGAAGAAAGCTCAGTCACTGCTCAAACAGGGCGTAATCACACAGGATGCACTTGACAACGCAAGAATTGAGCGTTACGTTATTGGTCCGGTTTTCAACTTTGATATGTTCTACTCACCAGTTGAGACTGAGATGAGCCAGCTTGAGATACTTGGTGTTGACTGGCGCTTTGAGACAAGTCTTGACGGACATGTACGTCTTCCTGCACCACAGCAGATGACACTTGCAGAACACCAGCTCACACCTGAGTACACCGTTTGCGGTCACAACTCAGCAACCCTCAGGGAATCACTTCTTGAGAAAGTCTTTGAGCTTTCCCAGAAATACATAGACGCTGCAAAGAAGCACTATGACCCCGGAGTAATTGGTCCGTTCTGTCTCCAGACCTGTGTTGACAAGGATCTTAACTTCTACATATATGATGTAGCACCACGTGTTGGCGGCGGAACAAATGTCCACATGTCAGTTGGTCACCCATATGGAAATACTACCTGGAGAAAACCTATGAGCACAGGTCGCCGTGTTGCCTTTGAGGTCAGAAGGGCAATTGAGACCGACCAGCTTGACAAGATCATTACATAA
- a CDS encoding DUF2162 domain-containing protein, with protein MSYVYAAVIGILIGIFIFGLKTGVGCGFSTVKKKDVLILASGYFIISVILGSLVEMVDQSYLEKIASLGMTLHVFIALVLIGAGVYTQKKWNSGCDVSKKTFLVISVPCPVCLTALFVSCMILASTLEVSGWKVGVLVGLVFFISVISSTFVFRMMKRTPEDLGTAMMFLGLFYLLGAMIVPAYIKAKKLSMVFSCGDFEIVPLLVLSIFIIGGYALNSIRGQ; from the coding sequence ATGAGCTACGTATATGCTGCCGTAATCGGCATACTGATAGGCATCTTCATCTTCGGACTCAAGACTGGAGTAGGATGTGGCTTTTCGACGGTAAAGAAAAAAGATGTACTGATACTTGCAAGCGGTTATTTCATTATCTCCGTTATACTTGGAAGCCTTGTAGAAATGGTGGATCAGTCATACCTTGAAAAGATTGCAAGCCTTGGAATGACATTACACGTCTTCATTGCACTGGTTCTGATCGGTGCAGGTGTCTACACACAGAAAAAATGGAATTCTGGCTGTGATGTCTCAAAAAAGACCTTCCTTGTAATATCAGTCCCCTGTCCTGTATGTCTTACAGCCCTCTTCGTATCATGTATGATACTGGCCTCAACCCTTGAAGTAAGCGGTTGGAAGGTCGGGGTTCTTGTAGGACTTGTATTCTTCATTTCAGTAATATCATCAACATTCGTCTTCAGGATGATGAAACGTACACCTGAAGATCTTGGAACTGCAATGATGTTCCTCGGGCTTTTCTATCTTCTTGGAGCAATGATAGTTCCCGCCTACATCAAAGCAAAGAAACTCAGCATGGTATTCAGTTGCGGAGATTTCGAGATAGTTCCTCTGTTGGTATTATCAATCTTCATAATTGGAGGCTATGCGCTCAATAGCATAAGAGGTCAATAA
- a CDS encoding stage II sporulation protein M yields the protein MHDENVREIFRTYINELKPFVLFSLVAFVISAIAGYVYYSTNPSYALDSLGGLEELAEMLQGLSAIEIMLLIFVNNAVKMFFSVLLGFALGIVPLGFLVLNGFVIGIFAHYQTVENGALFVIAGLTPHGIIEVPMLIISSAIGMKIGYTAFQALRSEPVDLKSEIIRGIKFYFHWLFPLILLAAVIETFITPLFIYMVSGI from the coding sequence ATGCACGATGAGAATGTAAGAGAGATTTTCAGGACATATATCAATGAGTTAAAACCATTTGTGCTTTTCAGCCTTGTAGCATTTGTAATCTCAGCTATTGCAGGTTATGTATATTATTCCACAAACCCGTCCTATGCGCTGGATTCTCTTGGAGGGCTGGAGGAGCTTGCAGAAATGCTCCAGGGTCTTTCAGCAATTGAAATAATGCTGCTTATCTTTGTGAACAACGCCGTGAAAATGTTCTTCTCGGTCCTTCTGGGCTTTGCTCTTGGCATCGTTCCCCTGGGATTCCTTGTGCTGAACGGTTTTGTCATCGGTATTTTCGCACATTACCAGACTGTTGAGAATGGCGCTCTTTTTGTCATAGCAGGTCTAACTCCCCACGGGATCATCGAGGTTCCAATGCTGATAATCTCTTCAGCTATAGGAATGAAAATAGGGTATACAGCATTCCAGGCCCTTCGCTCGGAACCTGTTGACCTGAAAAGTGAGATTATCAGGGGAATTAAATTCTATTTTCACTGGCTTTTCCCGCTAATATTACTTGCAGCAGTGATAGAGACTTTCATTACGCCACTGTTCATCTATATGGTAAGCGGGATTTGA
- a CDS encoding RAD55 family ATPase produces the protein MQIDRVPTGIKELDEILEGGYPAQQGILVSGPPGSGKSILATHFLHRSCQDGKKCVLMLTQVNVESFLEQALSIGIDFTPCIEKGTLNINKSFETRTNKIYNAARHGSGIGFLEKDCVQSVQDIPEDTEIVVIDNLDMLSLYHDMEEFADKFFTINDILFDKKCTTLFLIGQEESGQKLAIAQHTSFGNIELSVIKDGVTGRGMRQMYIPKMRCTYLALEPLNYKISNQGIKIEKIFQRDEIVNDAMKSLI, from the coding sequence ATGCAGATTGACAGAGTTCCTACGGGTATAAAAGAACTTGACGAAATACTTGAAGGAGGTTATCCTGCACAACAGGGTATCCTTGTAAGTGGCCCTCCGGGTTCCGGTAAAAGTATACTTGCTACCCACTTCCTTCACAGGTCATGCCAGGACGGGAAGAAATGCGTACTTATGCTTACCCAGGTCAACGTGGAAAGTTTTCTTGAGCAGGCCCTGAGCATAGGGATTGATTTCACTCCTTGTATAGAGAAGGGAACTCTTAATATCAACAAATCCTTTGAGACAAGGACAAACAAGATCTATAATGCTGCAAGGCATGGTAGTGGAATAGGGTTTCTGGAAAAAGACTGCGTGCAGAGTGTTCAGGATATTCCAGAGGACACGGAAATTGTGGTAATTGACAATCTGGATATGCTTTCTCTTTATCACGACATGGAAGAATTTGCGGATAAGTTCTTCACTATAAATGATATACTTTTTGATAAGAAATGTACAACTCTCTTTCTGATCGGTCAGGAAGAAAGCGGTCAGAAACTTGCCATAGCGCAGCATACTTCTTTTGGTAATATCGAACTGAGTGTTATTAAGGATGGTGTGACAGGTAGGGGAATGAGGCAGATGTATATTCCTAAAATGCGATGCACTTATCTCGCGCTGGAACCTCTCAACTACAAAATAAGTAATCAGGGTATTAAGATCGAGAAGATCTTCCAGAGGGATGAGATAGTAAATGATGCCATGAAATCTCTGATCTGA
- a CDS encoding GTP-dependent dephospho-CoA kinase family protein → MGLQLTLPETLRPRFRESFGCLYRGKGADTIEKLSVDLGSPTKLISVGDVTTFHLLNHGIIPDILVVDDRTKRGPASDRVVVGTKHKGFTEISVDNPAGVITEDLIDAVGNALKSDEHVRIFVRGEEDLAAVPAILMAPEGSAVLYGQPDEGVVLVKITSDKKEQMEDLLTAILDGQTFNDQEIETIRRKLNGYQNH, encoded by the coding sequence TTGGGCCTTCAGCTTACTTTGCCCGAGACACTACGTCCTCGTTTTCGGGAAAGTTTTGGATGCCTTTACAGAGGTAAAGGTGCCGATACCATTGAAAAACTTTCCGTGGATCTTGGTAGTCCCACAAAACTTATATCCGTGGGTGATGTTACTACCTTCCACTTGCTCAATCATGGAATAATCCCGGACATCCTTGTAGTGGATGACCGGACAAAACGCGGCCCGGCTTCTGATAGGGTCGTGGTGGGTACCAAGCATAAAGGGTTCACCGAAATATCCGTTGACAATCCAGCAGGGGTCATAACCGAAGATCTGATAGATGCGGTAGGAAATGCGCTGAAATCAGATGAACATGTCAGGATATTTGTGCGCGGCGAGGAGGACCTTGCGGCTGTACCTGCAATTCTTATGGCACCGGAAGGCTCAGCTGTTCTTTACGGACAGCCGGATGAAGGTGTTGTACTAGTCAAGATAACATCAGATAAGAAGGAACAAATGGAAGATCTGTTAACGGCAATACTTGACGGACAGACCTTCAATGATCAGGAAATAGAAACTATTCGGAGGAAACTGAATGGATATCAAAATCATTAA
- a CDS encoding 30S ribosomal protein S24e, whose amino-acid sequence MDIKIINDKKNALLNRRELNIAVTFDGATPSRNDVRAKLAAMLNAPLELVIVQKMSNEFGKQEVDGYVKIYEDAARMKQIEEAYVLERNKLPEAEETTEE is encoded by the coding sequence ATGGATATCAAAATCATTAACGATAAAAAGAATGCACTCCTTAACAGGCGTGAATTAAACATTGCAGTAACATTTGATGGTGCTACACCATCAAGGAACGATGTAAGAGCTAAACTCGCAGCTATGCTCAATGCACCACTGGAACTTGTAATTGTCCAGAAGATGAGCAACGAGTTCGGTAAGCAGGAAGTTGACGGATACGTCAAGATCTATGAAGATGCAGCTCGCATGAAGCAGATCGAGGAAGCATACGTTCTTGAAAGGAACAAGCTCCCAGAAGCAGAAGAAACTACAGAGGAATGA
- a CDS encoding NAD(P)-dependent glycerol-1-phosphate dehydrogenase — protein MQLPRDVVVGPDVIYDLKDVCDDLKLKEGAFIVTGHNTKKIAGDVVHDILDECGYDPAIASSKEASMTEVNKIVELANEANSRYLIGVGSGKSIDVAKLAATQLDLPFISVPTAASHDGIVSSRASIHDKGKKASIEVNAPMAVVADTSIIAKAPYRLLAAGCGDIISNYTAVLDWELAHRLRNEPFSEYAAALSRMTAQILMDCPEDIKPELESSVRIVVKALVSSGVAMSIAGSSRPASGSEHMFSHALDMVAPRSALHGEQCGVGTIMMMYLHGGDWKKIKECLEVIGAPTTASELGIEDRYILEALLVAHKIRPERYTILGAGLTPEAAEKVARLTKVIS, from the coding sequence ATGCAGTTACCAAGAGATGTTGTTGTCGGTCCCGATGTGATCTATGACCTGAAGGATGTATGTGACGACCTTAAACTCAAGGAAGGTGCTTTCATTGTCACGGGACATAATACTAAGAAGATAGCCGGAGATGTTGTACACGATATTCTTGACGAATGCGGATATGACCCTGCGATAGCTTCCTCAAAAGAAGCATCCATGACAGAGGTCAACAAAATTGTAGAGCTGGCAAATGAAGCAAATTCCAGATATTTGATTGGTGTTGGAAGCGGTAAATCGATAGATGTGGCAAAACTTGCAGCCACGCAACTGGACCTGCCTTTCATAAGCGTGCCAACTGCTGCATCCCATGATGGGATAGTATCTTCCAGAGCTTCCATACATGATAAAGGTAAAAAAGCCTCGATCGAGGTCAATGCACCAATGGCGGTTGTGGCAGACACCAGTATCATAGCAAAAGCACCTTACCGCTTGCTTGCTGCCGGATGTGGTGATATTATTTCGAATTATACTGCAGTACTTGACTGGGAACTTGCCCACCGCTTAAGAAATGAACCATTCAGCGAGTACGCAGCAGCTCTTTCCAGAATGACAGCACAGATCCTGATGGACTGCCCGGAGGATATCAAGCCGGAACTGGAAAGTTCTGTGAGAATCGTTGTTAAAGCGCTTGTATCCAGCGGAGTTGCAATGAGCATTGCAGGTTCTTCCAGACCTGCATCAGGTTCCGAGCATATGTTCAGTCATGCACTTGACATGGTGGCACCAAGGTCAGCACTTCACGGAGAACAGTGCGGCGTGGGAACCATAATGATGATGTACCTGCATGGCGGTGACTGGAAAAAGATCAAGGAATGTCTGGAAGTGATCGGAGCTCCTACAACTGCCAGTGAACTCGGGATAGAAGATAGATATATATTAGAGGCGCTTCTTGTTGCACATAAGATACGTCCGGAAAGATATACGATACTCGGTGCAGGTCTGACCCCTGAAGCTGCCGAGAAGGTCGCACGTTTAACAAAAGTTATTTCATGA
- a CDS encoding UPF0179 family protein: MTNDTTITLIGSRLAKEGEDFVFMGESRECKKCKLRRTCMNLEPGRKYRVAKLRGETVHDCFIHEGGVLTVEVENSPIVAAIESRKAVVGSKVSYELPKCTEFDDSVYDILYPEGLKEGDKCTVIKVLGPMEEGMVSGCSLKKVELKL, encoded by the coding sequence ATGACAAATGATACTACCATTACACTTATCGGCTCAAGGCTTGCAAAGGAAGGCGAAGACTTTGTGTTCATGGGAGAGTCCCGTGAATGCAAAAAATGCAAGCTCAGGCGGACCTGCATGAATCTGGAGCCTGGTAGGAAATATCGTGTTGCAAAACTCAGGGGTGAGACCGTCCATGACTGTTTCATACATGAGGGCGGAGTACTTACTGTTGAGGTAGAGAACTCACCAATCGTTGCAGCCATCGAATCACGCAAAGCTGTTGTAGGCTCAAAAGTGAGCTACGAACTTCCAAAATGCACGGAGTTCGATGACAGTGTATATGATATCCTTTATCCGGAAGGCCTTAAAGAAGGAGATAAATGTACCGTTATCAAGGTACTTGGCCCAATGGAAGAAGGAATGGTATCAGGATGCTCTCTAAAGAAGGTGGAACTTAAACTATAG